DNA from Camelina sativa cultivar DH55 unplaced genomic scaffold, Cs unpScaffold04531, whole genome shotgun sequence:
CTTTTTTTGTGGTGGTCTTGTATATTCCCAGAAAGAGCAAGTCTTTGACAAAGTAGGCATATCATTcacttgttctcttcttttcttcaatgTATTTGTTCTGTAATATGTACCATGTTTCTGAGGTTATCTATTCTGTAACACCAGGGAAACGCCGTTGTGAATTCAGGATTGCTTTTGATGGCTGTCATGGGATTACTCTTCCCCACAGTTCTTCATTACACGCACAGTGAGGTTCATGCTGGGTCATCGGAGCTTGCTCTCTCAAGATTCAGCAGTTGC
Protein-coding regions in this window:
- the LOC104774676 gene encoding vacuolar cation/proton exchanger 5-like is translated as MIRVVQLTLLGSILSNMLLVLGCAFFCGGLVYSQKEQVFDKGNAVVNSGLLLMAVMGLLFPTVLHYTHSEVHAGSSELALSRFSSCVMLVAYAAYLFYQLKSQPSSYTALTEV